A window of Babylonia areolata isolate BAREFJ2019XMU chromosome 2, ASM4173473v1, whole genome shotgun sequence contains these coding sequences:
- the LOC143279520 gene encoding RING finger protein 37-like, which yields MLVNFALECLGTEVSSDKVSRDGYEPGNLLCHSGAAWNRPGFLAESFIKPPVTLTFKLPCPVNLQSIILDPKVGTQRSSSVEIFSAADCKIRKPVSASGAQQPAHNSQNGNEAGLMQTGSSVFKKIGSIHCLEPGQICFFNPRFNISPSPAVDRSPESYQHRSELRHYQAAMLTAVDLLAVRIVGTANSSVAAIARLEIWGVPARACPLKLRQDVIQKYTSAMHSGSGSNHQMTCNMSGNVNRSVETLNGKDHRKQGEHAQNTSHDTQQATCSSLSASQTSAVNSVNIPEEFLDTLTFEIMSMPMLLPSGQCIDLSTLDRFSETEANYGRQPSDPFTGLTFTATRKPVVNTALKVRIDYFLVKHADDPSLHHVPRVLGHAQKPCDPSDSCHSHSAAEDMPLYVRNGASNGGSSARNLKRTVETSSQHNPQTRSHLPVAGNFISKYSPSPRTFIPASKRMKTETGVYTNQTKASSSVRDGQTSQPGANHDTTESHEERLRSSLLSSLASVLGKLPSFSNTSPGTSEVATPPSASLTPAGDRCSKCQTLLKQAEVVVRPREPVVVYKFPCQHLVCRACLVFAGCGGGVSTDVTCSVCCQQFPRGDVVRTHV from the coding sequence ATGCTTGTGAACTTTGCCCTTGAGTGCCTGGGTACAGAGGTATCCAGTGACAAGGTCAGCAGAGATGGATACGAACCAGGGAACTTGCTGTGCCATTCTGGAGCAGCATGGAATCGCCCAGGATTTCTTGCTGAAAGCTTTATCAAACCTCCCGTGACCCTGACCTTCAAACTCCCCTGTCCAGTGAACCTCCAAAGTATCATCCTTGACCCCAAAGTGGGGACTCAGAGGTCATCATCTGTAGAGATATTTTCAGCAGCAGATTGCAAAatcaggaagccagtgtctgcCAGTGGAGCCCAACAACCTGCACACAACTCTCAGAATGGAAACGAAGCAGGTTTAATGCAGACTGGTTCATCAGTGTTCAAGAAGATTGGGAGCATACACTGTCTTGAGCCTGGTCAGATCTGTTTCTTCAACCCTCGTTTCAACATCAGTCCTTCCCCAGCAGTGGACCGTTCCCCTGAGTCTTACCAGCATCGGTCAGAACTTCGTCACTACcaggcagccatgttgacagctGTGGACTTGCTGGCCGTTCGCATTGTGGGCACTGCCAACAGCAGTGTTGCTGCCATTGCCAGGCTGGAGATTTGGGGTGTGCCTGCAAGGGCATGTCCCTTGAAGCTGAGGCAAGATGTTATTCAGAAGTACACCTCTGCCATGCATTCTGGGAGTGGCTCAAACCATCAGATGACCTGCAACATGAGTGGTAACGTGAACAGGTCTGTGGAAACACTGAATGGTAAAGATCATCGCAAGCAAGGTGAACATGCTCAGAACACATCACATGACACACAGCAGGCAACCTGTTCTTCGTTGTCAGCATCACAAACTTCAGCTGTAAACTCAGTGAACATTCCAGAGGAATTTCTGGACACTCTCACTTTCGAAATCATGTCAATGCCCATGCTCCTGCCATCTGGCCAGTGCATTGATCTGTCCACCCTGGACCGATTTTCCGAGACAGAAGCCAATTACGGGCGTCAGCCTTCAGACCCATTCACAGGCCTGACTTTCACGGCCACCAGAAAGCCTGTGGTGAACACGGCCCTCAAAGTCCGCATTGACTATTTTCTGGTGAAGCATGCAGATGATCCATCACTTCACCATGTCCCTAGAGTTTTAGGTCATGCACAGAAACCATGTGATCCTTCTGACAGTTGCCATAGCCACAGTGCAGCTGAAGACATGCCTCTTTATGTGAGGAATGGTGCGTCAAATGGTGGAAGCAGTGCGAGAAACTTAAAACGTACAGTGGAAACCAGTTcacaacacaacccacagacAAGGTCACATCTGCCAGTTGCGGGTAACTTTATCAGTAAATATTCACCGTCTCCTAGAACGTTTATTCCAGCCAGCAAGAGAATGAAGACAGAAACAGGAGTTTACACAAACCAGACCAAAGCCAGCAGTTCTGTAAGAGATGGGCAAACCAGCCAGCCAGGTGCAAATCATGATACTACTGAGAGCCATGAAGAACGCCTGAGGTCCAGTCTCCTCAGCTCTCTTGCGTCAGTGTTGGGAAAACTGCCATCTTTTAGCAACACCTCTCCTGGCACTAGCGAGGTTGCCACACCCCCCAGTGCCAGCCTCACCCCTGCAGGGGATCGGTGCAGTAAGTGCCAGACACTACTGAAACAGGCAGAGGTTGTGGTCAGACCGAGAGAGCCAGTGGTGGTGTATAAATTTCCTTGTCAGCACTTGGTATGTCGAGCATGTCTGGTCTTTGCTGGCTGTGGTGGTGGCGTGAGCACTGATGTGACTTGCTCTGTGTGTTGTCAACAGTTCCCTCGGGGTGATGTGGTGAGGACTCATGTGTGA
- the LOC143277825 gene encoding protein GVQW3-like, producing the protein MTEKLEQRYCIKFCVKLGDSQVEMICKIQQAFVEEAMGTTQIKEWYNHFKDGRTSVEIEAHSGSPSTSRNAIIIDQLKTLVMQDRRIMIRELADEMDVSTGSIHSIMQEDLGLRISAKFLQKLLTIEQKQLCLEIAQDMLETVNSDPNFNTVITGDESWVFGYDPETKLQSSQWKHPTSPRPKKARQIRSNVRVMLTVFFDSSGMVHHKYAPRGTTITNEYYQEVLHHL; encoded by the coding sequence atgactgaaaaacttGAACAACGCTACTGCATCAAATTTTGTGTCAAGCTTGGCGATTCCCAAGTGGAAATGATCTGCAAGATTCAACAGGCCTTCGTGGAAGAAGCAATGGGCACCACACAGATAAAGGAGTGGTACAACCACTTCAAAGATGGCCGCACATCAGTGGAGATTGAAGCACATTCTGGTAGTCCGTCAACATCCCGAAATGCGATCATCATTGACCAGCTGAAGACCCTGGTGATGCAGGATCGTCGAATCATGATCAGAGAACTTGCAGACGAGATGGACGTCAGCACTGGATCCATTCATTCCATTATGCAAGAGGATTTGGGCTTGAGAATCTCAGCGAAGTTCCTACAAAAGCTGCTAACGATTGAGCAGAAGCAACTCTGTTTGGAGATTGCACAGGACATGCTGGAGACTGTGAACAGCGATCCCAACTTCAACACAGTGATCACTGGTGATGAGTCCTGGGTTTTTGGGTATGACCCAGAAACCAAGTTGCAGTCATCACAATGGAAGCATCCAACGTCCCCGAGGCCAAAAAAAGCAAGGCAGATCCGCAGCAATGTCAGAGTCATGCTGACCGTCTTCTTTGACTCCAGTGGCATGGTTCATCACAAGTATGCACCACGTGGCACAACCATCACTAATGAGTATTACCAAGAGGTTCTGCATCACCTTTGA
- the LOC143279521 gene encoding uncharacterized protein LOC143279521 yields MKMSSTSTEQEKTCEFIALVEERPPLWQKEHRDFLNRELRVRLFQEVAEMCGLSEETCKKKLKNLKDKMRDICNKLPKTKNGHPAFEKGEHLVRWPFYHAMLFMKDQFLGRDIRGSCHLSITQEESQQEGSCVCSPVESDDETSSESSLAQPETQMPLLQKKTRSTPRMSQKRRFADEFLSIEREQMASLRKAVTAEELKDEWSAFCTSVAYDLRKLTDPYLKMRVKSDINKLVNDAVLQQLKQDAQPPAKLSS; encoded by the exons ATGAAGATGTCTTCCACGTCTACAGAACAAGAGAAAACATGTGAATTTATTGCCCTTGTTGAAGAAAGACCTCCGCTGTGGCAAAAGGAGCATCGCGACTTCTTGAATAGAGAGCTTCGCGTCAGGCTGTTTCAAGAGGTTGCCGAGATGTGTGGATTGTCAG AGGAGACGTGCAAAAAGAAGCTGAAGAACCTCAAGGACAAGATGAGGGACATCTGCAACAAGCTTCCCAAGACCAAGAATGGCCACCCAGCCTTTGAGAAGGGTGAACATCTTGTTCGCTGGCCCTTTTACCATGCAATGTTGTTCATGAAAGACCAGTTTCTGGGCCGAGACATTCGTGGTTCTTGCCATTTATCTATTACACAGGAGGAGAGCCAGCAAGAGGGATCCTGTGTGTGTTCGCCAGTCGAAAGTGATGACGAGACAAGCAGCGAATCATCACTGGCTCAACCTGAAACCCAGATGCCATTGCTGCAGAAGAAGACCCGATCAACACCAAGAATGTCCCAGAAACGTCGTTTCGCAGATGAATTTCTGTCCATAGAAAGAGAGCAAATGGCCAGCCTGAGAAAAGCTGTCACTGCTGAAGAACTGAAGGATGAGTGGAGCGCTTTCTGCACTTCAGTGGCATATGACTTACGAAAACTGACAGATCCATATCTGAAAATGCGAGTGAAAAGTGACATCAACAAGTTAGTGAATGATGCAGTGCTGCAGCAACTAAAGCAAGATGCTCAGCCACCAGCCAAGCTGTCGTCATGA
- the LOC143279519 gene encoding uncharacterized protein LOC143279519 produces MTTSSSVSADRSIVTKACTPKSVDDKKGSIIRTPLSGMSSSLKERLKKCGRYHPATPPSSHRTTPTPGLTRTPTRSESDTLSMTSPQHQGTPTCHHRPSSVRAHPHSPTGTKRTLPQPRNILKEKSPLRNHCEKGRGNFDCISQTQTGHKTSVNFHDKEESKLFDTDDTREEICSGPENSSHKPQSEGLPVINTSSVMFGSEKKKTMSIDSEKKSVSDKQETMQESAVVTSDVDLVEAKKRLTAELAQQKEVLRKLHMVRTYRAKHDLLELQGLIDKWRSACQQAVLDLHRLTSDPRPSLTQLVCQLGIDQKLVCYNEEEECFEDN; encoded by the exons ATGACAACTTCTTCATCAGTGTCAGCAGACAGGAGCATTGTAACAAAAGCATGTACTCCAAAGAGTGTGGACGACAAAAAAGGTTCAATCATCAGGACTCCCCTTTCAGGG ATGAGCTCTTCCCTGAAGGAGAGGCTGAAGAAGTGTGGCCGCTACCACCCAGCAACTCCCCCGTCAAGTCATCGGACAACACCCACGCCTGGTCTGACCAGAACCCCAACACGCTCTGAATCTGACACACTCAGCATGACTTCCCCCCAGCATCAAGGCACGCCAACCTGCCACCACCGACCTTCTTCAGTCAGGGCACACCCCCACAGTCCCACCGGCACCAAGAGAACCTTACCACAACCCAGAAACATTCTGAAGGAAAAGTCTCCTTTGAGGAACCATTGTGAAAAAGGGAGAGGGAACTTTGACTGCATCTCACAGACTCAGACGGGTCACAAAACATCTGTGAATTTccatgacaaagaagaaagtaaACTGTTTGATACAGATGATACACGTGAAGAAATCTGTTCAGGACCTGAAAACTCCAGCCACAAACCCCAGTCAGAGGGTTTACCAGTGATAAACACATCATCAGTCATGTttggttcagaaaaaaagaaaacaatgtccaTAGACAGTGAAAAGAAATCAGTTTCAGACAAGCAGGAAACCATGCAAGAGTCTGCCGTAGTGACAAGTGATGTTGATCTGGTAGAGGCCAAGAAAAGGCTGACTGCTGAACTGGCCCAACAGAAGGAAGTGCTCCGAAAGCTCCACATGGTCAGGACATACAGAGCAAAG CACGATCTGCTGGAACTGCAGGGTCTGATCGACAAGTGGCGCTCTGCCTGCCAGCAAGCAGTGCTCGACCTTCACCGGTTGACCTCTGACCCCCGACCCTCACTGACCCAGCTTGTGTGTCAGCTTGGCATTGATCAGAAACTGGTTTGctacaatgaggaggaggaatgttTTGAGGACAACTAG
- the LOC143275582 gene encoding transmembrane anterior posterior transformation protein 1 homolog → MADVDLTSKASSKVPKKGEIPPRLRHRSRCNSESENGATADQPDASCHDHGDESAAAAPQPEEPRGNADGMGSQPSTNDTSARSHPDHSQSGNGSRRREPSPRKPYSSVLSLLGFELTRGYYLAGDETHYEERRERVYTFMSTPLELEKFCIFGFLQCVDTFLFFAAFLPIRVVIAVVHMLSYPCVLIVSCLSGDLRKEGKRRRILQPAQVCDMLKGLLLGVAIFCIEFIDTSRMYHMVRGQAVIKLYVFYNMLDLADRLVSGAGQDMLDALYWTATEPRRKSRRCVFITLHFLLALLYILIHTVLILGQATVLNVAFNSHNKALLTIMISNNFVEIKGSLFKRMDKNNLQQISCSDVKERFHYFILLFVVFVRNMTEFQWNTDQMWAILQDTLYVGFAEVVVDWVKHAFITKFNEIPSETYRTFKINLAQDILTSQEKYAHTDYSDQVCRRLGLTPIPLVCLLIQLCSKSIHITGPFTYLLLALFFLGLVSTKVLTSILLLSWGCSLLEGAEEEGHQTNPCTVDSQVLAKKDHSTKDSPATARDRHPSEKSSPQKPPPHQPQQPAPSVLRSVSAVETNTLLETVAGNLDMHADSDIHDTGWKLRSISDSVVEKQSQVLQRASASPLKEGGETEKFFSQLDGWEVESEESDSEFHSSLNVSSSSGHHDHASILAASTAVVDYDDEKKYK, encoded by the exons ATGGCAGATGTGGATCTGACGAGCAAGGCAAGCAGTAAAGTGCCAAAGAAGGGTGAAATTCCCCCGAGACTGCGTCATCGGTCCCGATGTAATTCTGAGTCAGAGAATGGAGCAACAGCTGATCAACCCGATGCCAGCtgtcatgatcatggtgatgaatCTGCAGCTGCTGCCCCGCAGCCCGAGGAACCCAGAGGCAACGCAGACGGAATGGGATCACAGCCCTCCACGAATGACACTTCAGCCAGGTCACACCCAGATCATTCACAATCAGGAAATGGCTCCAGACGCAGAGAGCCAAGTCCGAGAAAACCAT ATAGTTCTGTGCTCAGTCTCCTGGGTTTTGAGCTGACCCGGGGATACTACCTGGCAGGGGATGAGACACACTATGAGGAGCGGAGGGAAAGAGTCTACACATTTATGTCTACACCACTGGAATTGGAGAAG TTCTGCATATTTGGCTTTCTGCAGTGTGTGGACACGTTTCTCTTTTTTGCCGCCTTCTTGCCAATTCGGGTAGTCATTGCTGTAGTGCACATGCTGTCCTATCCATGTGTCCTGATAGTTAGCTG CTTGTCAGGTGACctgagaaaggaagggaagcGGAGACGCATACTGCAGCCAGCACAGGTGTGCGACATGCTGAAGGGGCTTCTTCTGGGCGTGGCCATCTTCTGCATCGAGTTCATCGACACGTCCAGAATGTACCACATGGTGCGTGGACAGGCCGTCATTAAGCTCTACGTCTTCTACAACATGCTGGAT ttAGCTGACCGACTGGTGTCGGGGGCAGGTCAGGACATGCTGGATGCTCTGTACTGGACAGCCACGGAGCCACGACGGAAAAGTCGTCGCTGTGTGTTCATCACCCTCCACTTTTTGTTGGCGCTGTTGTACATTT TAATCCATACAGTGCTGATCCTGGGGCAAGCAACCGTACTGAACGTGGCCTTCAACTCTCACAACAAAGCCTTGCTCACCATCATGATCTCTAATAAT tttGTGGAAATCAAAGGCAGCCTATTCAAAAGGATGGACAAGAACAACTTGCAGCAGATCTCCTGCAGTGATGTCAAGGAGCGTTTCCATtacttcatcctcctcttcgtcGTCTTTGTGCGCAACATGACTGAGTTCCAGTGGAACACAG ACCAGATGTGGGCCATACTGCAGGACACGCTGTATGTGGGTTTTGCCGAGGTCGTGGTGGATTGGGTGAAACATGCCTTTATCACCAAGTTCAATGAGATACCATCAGAA acatatCGGACCTTTAAAATCAATCTGGCACAAGATATTCTAACCAGCCAAGAAAAATAT GCACACACGGACTACTCTGACCAGGTGTGTCGTCGCCTGGGTCTGACCCCCATTCCCCTTGTATGTCTGCTGATCCAGTTGTGCAGTAAATCCATTCACATCACTGGACCCTTCACCTACCTGCTCCTGGCCCTCTTCTTCCTGGG gctggtgtccaccaaagTGCTGACGTCCATCCTGCTGCTGAGCTGGGGCTGTTCCCTGCTGGAGGGGGCAGAGGAAGAAGGGCACCAGACCAACCCCTGCACTGTAGATTCTCAGGTCCTGGCCAAGAAAGACCACAGCACCAAGGACTCCCCCGCCACGGCCAGAGACCGACACCCATCGGAGAAAAGCAGCCCTCAGAAACCCCCTCCACACCAACCTCAGCAGCCAGCTCCTTCTGTACTCAGGAGTGTAAGCGCTGTGGAAACAAACACTCTTTTAGAAACAGTGGCTGGGAACCTTGACATGCATGCAGACAGTGACATTCATGACACCGGCTGGAAGCTTCGTTCCATCAGCGATTCTGTGGTTGAGAAACAGTCGCAGGTTTTACAGAGGGCATCAGCGTCACCtctgaaggaagggggagagacagagaaatttttCTCCCAGCTGGATGGATGGGAGGTGGAGAGTGAAGAGAGTGACTCAGAATTCCACAGCTCTCTCAATGTCAGCAGCTCTTCTGGTCATCATGATCATGCTTCCATACTTGCTGCCAGCACAGCAGtggttgattatgatgatgagaagaaatacaaatga